The following is a genomic window from Amphiura filiformis chromosome 4, Afil_fr2py, whole genome shotgun sequence.
gtatgaatttggttaaaatcagattCAGCCCAGATTAATACGTTCAAATTGGTTATATTtcaatgaaattcaaaattcacactAAAGGGTGTCTCATCATAAAATCATTAGGCCTGTGACGTCATGCTCAGTGCCGTGGTTGAAGTTAAAGGAAGGTAACCCGATatatttgaaaaattgaattCTTTACAACTTATGTATATTACATAAAATGTcctccctttcaagcattcattttCCTTGTAATTACAAGTGACTAATTCCATTACGGAATTACGATACATTTATATAGTGTAAcgctggtagtctacagtgtttttataatCTCTGTAATCATATCAAATAACaaatcctatttttctcattaacataattGAAATGAAGAATATTTCCGAAgacatcatcaaaaaactgtgaaattaatctcaaatgtggtataccatatatAGTCgcgactaatttgacagtttttttagaaatataccgatttggaacgcataatttcaatatgttgagaaaaataggatctttcacttgatatcaaaatctgcatTTGTATGGGGTAAAGTGGAGAGACGaagctgtcaatcgggtcacccacctttaaagaTCCACAAATTAATGCGGAACACAATTATTTTTGAAGAATTTTATCAATTTCTTTCAAGATAAGATAGCACAGCATGTGGATGTAGGCAATACAATTTCACCCTTGTCTGGCTATGTTAACTAAACTATTTAGGCTATATTTTAAGAAGCACGGAGatttagtatttttaaataaACTCGTTGGTTATGTTATATTACGCATCTCTCTTGACAGCCAAAAATTGTGGTAGATTTTGGAATTTAAATTTTTAACTATAGCATTGGCTTTATAGTAAgatttactttttatttcaaacaatagttttgatcaaaattacattttaaaatgacTTTATGGTTCATACTGCAATATCAAACACATTTGCCTCAAAATATCATCTAGATTGTGAGATGCAAATTTTGTACAGGAATTAAAGCCCCTGCAGTAAAAACATAACATTATGCTATattaaatgtgaccgtacaccacgaatgagccgtaaatgtcctcaattgtattctgagttacagtgtaaaatgggcatgaaggtcatattcataggtatttcaatttggtgctacgtgtatctcattaaatgaggtacacgtagcaccagagtgagatacctatgaatacgaccttcgtgcccattttacactgtaactcagaatacaattgaggacatttacggctcgttcgtggtgtacggtcacaaatgtcaGTGTGTCAACTTTATGTAGTCCGACATTACATGTCCGACATAAAACGTTTGCTGAAAACTTTGTACGCTCATtcgaaaaacgttttgtgtttgctgggattcatAATACCAAGTTTAGATATAAAAATAGGACACTTTTGCACAGGTTCATTGACCTTGTTGACAATGTGTGCGTATCCAAAGTGGCGTGCGTCTCCATGCGCGGATCACAACAGCGTCAGCATGTTACACCGCGATGCCCCGCGCGTTGCTAAGCGTCTCTCGTGGAAACCAAAAGAGATGCGCCGGATCGCAAGCAGAATATTTTCAGTTTCAAAGTATCAAGAATTCATGCAAGCAAGACATCGTGATTTACAATGGCTTTTTCATTTTACAAGACCTACCTACTCTTATCGACCTGAACATTATGGATGTACGATCAACGAGAAGTCAAAAAGCATTCAACGTTTTTGATGAATTGCAAAAAAATCGTCAACTTTGTGATGTTACTTTGAAGGCAGATGGTCAAGAATTTCCAGCACACAGAAACATTCTTGCAGCATGCAGTCCTTACTTCCGAGCATTGTTCACAAATGGCATGAATGAGACAAAAGAAGCGACTGTTCAAATACCAGAAGTAGACCCACAACTTTTCAGCCTTTTGCTAGACTATGCTTACACACGTGAAGTCAAAGTAACGAGTGAAAATGTCGAGAAGATACTGCCACTGGCCGATCAGTTTAACGTGCCTGGTAAggataaaataatatatatttataagaTAAGAAAttaggcgatcctgacttttagaccaccctcgctatatagggctcaaatattactatttcatcaaggtttaatattctaacaagcttaaactaaaagtttcatctaaggagtcaagctttaaactattaagcaacaatatccaacaagctaaaaacgatttttttttacccgttttttaacaagctaaaaccaatttttgaaaagaagctttaacatcaattttttcattgtaaaaaccatctaaacaatctttaaaaatacagtgacctacctaatattactaatctatgttttcgatgatatccaagaagctaaaatattgtgaaagagggcaaggctttgagtaatgagggaaattacggggtaaaatacatcacgtttttcgagaaattcgccatcttgaataaatgcagaattgcgtcatgcagtaaaacgatgtcaaacgcgcttgaaaatgcactCCTTAGTAAGACCGCAACTGGAATATGGAAGCGAAGCTTGGAACCCATACAACAACTCAGATGTTCAGCGCCTCGAAAGTATCCAGCGCCAGGCTGCACGCTTTGTCTTCCAAGATTTCCGTAGGACCTCCTCTGTCTCAGAAATGATCCAGAAGCTTGGTTGGGACAGCCTTCAAGTCAGACGTCTATACTACCAATCCGTTATGTTCTTTAAAATCCAATATCAACTTGTCAACATCAGCCTGCCTCCATGTTACCAGTGCATCACATCCTCCATCCGGCATAACCATCCCCTGTGTTATCGTCAGCCCAGTGCAACTATAGATGTCTACAACTATTCATTCTTTCCAAGGACAATTCGTGTGTGGAACAATCTCCCCGAATCAGCTGTGTGTGCGCCCTCCATCTGTGCTTTCAAGCCCATAGCACTGAGTTCAATCAGTGCTATGTCGCCACCGGCCAGCCTGAAGACACTTTAAACCAGCCAGCATACTTTTTACTCGCACCTTCTGATGTACAGCACCAAATTTATGTTTTAGCACCGCACCGACTGTGAGGTCCAAACAACCcacttccagtttagctcaacGAGCTGTTATAGGAAGCCACCCACTGAAGGCTGAAGCATGATACGcgagcgtaaattaccgtcaaatgagcgtacatcaagcgcttgtgctacgcgaaaacttcggagctggcatcaccggttttgtaaccagctcttttacgtcaaaaatagctataaaaacgtgaattttggaacaaaataaagcttgtttgatggaataaaaggtatgtttgtatagttgaaaacatgtttaaccttgtttcgaaagtttaatatgataaatttgcaatttgtaccttatatagctcggatggtctaaaagtcaggatcgccagaAATGAAATTATTTCGTTCTGTGGAATAGTTAATCAGTTCACGAACAAAGTTCAGATTTATTGAACAGCTGTCATGCTATAGATAATGGGGAGGGGGGGTTCTACTTTTTAAACATGGAAAAGTAAAGTTAAGACATCTTTTCGgggaaaacaacttttatatcaCTTTTCCGctgaaatttgttatttttttgtcgGAAAAGCAAGCCTCATAAATTAAGCTCATAGCCTACTTCCGCCACAACGAACTTATTcgaataaatttgaaaaacatgaaatgcCAAAAATTTCATCCAAAAATTGCTCCATTTTCTAGGAAATTCAACATTTTGGATTGTACAGAATTAGTATGAAGCGCGTGTCGTCGCTGTCACGCAGATGATAGCGGCCAAACGCACTGTAAAACGCAAGCGTATTACGCGAAAGATACCGAGTCTTTAGATGGTCGGGTCAGCTCCTCTCCTTTTTCTCGTAGGCCTACTATTAGCcattatttcttcttcttttttcttgtcAGAGCAGGCCTCTCTATTTGTGTGGTAAGCCTataaattaaatttcaattttaatttcatgtgaaTTTTTATTAGCTTCCATTCAGGCTATTTTGAAGAAGGGAAAAAAAAGAAACCAGCTGCACATGTGTCAtacatttttgaaacttgtcctgttgagaataaataagaaaaatattcaCTTATTGAATAATATCATTTACACGCGTTTTGGTTTACAGGTTTGGTTGACATGTGTTGTCAGTTTCTCACGGAACACCTAACATCAGATAATTCCATCGGTATCTGGAGATTTGCCCGATCCTACTTTTGTTTCCGTCTTCAAGAAAGTGCCTTCCGATTTGTTCTGATTCACTTCGAGAGTATAACGTCGGGCAATGGTAGGTCAGGCATTTGGGACCTAATTGCATTTCATTTCACTTTGCAAGGTCCCAATGTGTTATAAAAGACGAGAGTATTTTGCTACTAATTAACATGTTATTATCTGATGGTCACACTTTGAGCTAGAGAGTGCAAAATTGAAACGATTCTTTGGTAGTAATATTAGTATAATTCGTGGTTGTTGGAAAATGGAATCAAATACTTAAATCTTAATGAAATAGTGGTCAGACAAAAcagcaaaaataatcaaaaaaaacaaaaacgccTTTTACCACACGGTTATAGGCTACATAAGCAGCACGTTTACATATTTCATAAGACCTATAATAGGCTACGCTATAATATTACTATTGCTGTAGGTGTTAtagaaaattgaacaaattttgatTATAGGATAATTATATACCTCGCACGTTTGTATAAATGTTTTGAAGAACATAATTGTTATTTTGATGTATACTTCTTACGAAACTTTGATTTTAAtatcaagctatctactgaagatagcaatactgaaAATATCACCATTGTGTTATTTTGGGCATGCATAACGCAAACATGACGGAGTTTGGACACTCAATAATCTTTTTGGTTGTAACCTTGTATCTAAAATGATTATCCCTCAATTTACTCTGTATTTTATAAATCCAAATGCTGataacaattttttatttattattgtcttcAAACTATGTTATCCCTACACCTTAAAAGGGCGTGAAAAAAATACAAgaatttacaaaaattcaaattcTTTAGTGATCGACGTATGTAAGTTCACAAAAGTTAATCACTATAACAAAagtctattttttgtttgtttttacaatGCCTTTGTTTTTTGGCAAATTCGTCAGTCAAACCGGAGTGACATCTCATACGTTATTCATTATACTCATTTGTATTTActgatgatattattattaactagatttcgcggttctcggggtcgggcggttctcgtgataggcctatttccggggtcctccagaatatgtgttgaaagtaggcctattgggCCCAGACCAGTACGTCAGGGGTTGCGGAGGTTCGGCGCACTCCCTAAAtcggggaaaagtccacttttatgGCTAGATACTTTACAATGTAGCCCACATTGTAGGCCAACCTAAGTCTAAGAAGACCAAATTAACATGTCccataaagccatttttggagtTTTAGGTCCACTTTTTTTGCACAGAAAGATATTTTCGGCTACGGGCCTGATCGAATATATAATGTCGCCGTCTTCCAATTTCAGATCTGGATGAGTTCTTATCTCTTACCATTGATGAGTTGATAGAGATAATCAGCGAGGATGGTCTCAACGTCAAGATGGAAGAATTTGTATTTGAGGCCGTCACCAGATGGATCAAGCACAAGGAAAAAGACCGAAAACAGTACATCTATCGGATCCTACTGAGCATTCGTCTTGGAATGACCAACACAGACTTCTTCATGAACAACATCAAGAGTCACGAGTATGTCAAAGACAACGAAGAATGCAGATCACTTATTGTGCAGACGCTGAACTACACGTATAACTTTGAAGCGGTCGATTCTCTTTGCGGGCCTAGTCAAGTCGTGTCGCGTCCACGAGAACCTTATCGTCTCCTCTTTGCTGTGGGAGGGTGGAGCGGGGGCAGTCCGACGAGTGCACTCGAGTGCTACGACACGCGGGCAGATAGATGGACGATAATTGATACGGAAAATAACAGACCTAGAGCCTACATGGGAGTTGCTGTTCTAAATGGTAGATTATATTGCATTGGAGGTTTTGATAGTAATCAGTACTTCAACAGCGTGAGAAGTTTCGATCCGCAGACGAAGAGATGGGATGACGTGGCGCCGATGCATTCTCGACGATGTTACGTAAGCGTAGCGGTACTTGGAGGGTGCATTTACGCAATGGGTGGCTTTGATGGTCATACTCGATTGCGCACAGTTGAGAGGTAAGCATAGACCTTTTCCCCTATATTCCACCATCGTTCTTACGCCGCGGTAAAATTCCCGAGTTCAAATTTCGAACTTCAATTGCCATGTCAACTCTTTTTTTTTCCTGCTTGAAATGATCTTGCCGGCGCCGTCCTTCCCTGCCTGTCCAGTCCGGCTTTGTCCCGTTGTTTTGTCTTGTCTTTTGTTCTGTTTTATATAAATAACATTTCGTTTAGAAAGCTTTATTTTTATATTGAATATTTGTTAttcttttattgttgttgttatgttgtgaAGGGTCCGTGGATCACCAACCTTCTGGTGAGTTTTCTCTTCCACACCTATCACATATTCTGTAATTTGCTCTTTATACATTATTCATATTTTGCTGAAATCAATATTTGGTCTCAAATCGACATTTCTCCCCCAATTCTTGTTTCTATCCATCAGGTATGACCCTCATGAAAACCAATGGACAATGATTCGGCAGATGAATCATCACCGTAGTGACGCTTCGGCTTGCAATAACAACGGGCGTCTGGTTATTGTCGGTGGCTTCAACGGTAACGAATGTCTCAGCACCTGCGAGATGTATGATCCGGAGATGGGAGAGTGGAGAGATCTGCCACGTATGAACAGGTGCGATGTACATCACTTTCAATGTATCGTTTTAGCTAGATTCGTATTTGTGACAAGCAGACACAAAAAAGTAAATCATCcacataatgctggtttcatactatcatgccgcatgccgctgagcggcgtgacgcccaacagaatcaaggcttgtcattggctgatacgtcatgtTACTtgtcgcagcggcaagcggcaggaaagtctgaCAGGGGCATAATGTGCCTTGCAAATGACAAACCCCAAGTTATCTTTTCGAATTTAAGCCTAAACAATATTTTAACTTTGTGTGAGACAAAATTTTGTACTACTTCACCATTTTTACTTCTGTGCAGCCGTCGTAGTGGTGTTGGATGTGTGGGATTCCGTGATTCCGTCTACGCAGTCGGTGGCTTCAACGGTCTTACCCGACTCAACACTATGGAGCGATGGGCATCAAGTAGCTTGTCTTGGACCCCGTGTCCAAGCATGTACATTCATCGCAGCAACTTTGGCGTGGCTGTACTGGACGACATGATATTTGTCATAGGGGGGTTCAATGGTATCACGACCATCTACAACGTGGAGTGTTATGATCCTGATAATGAAGAATGGTATGTTGAATAGACTCACTCCGTCGGGAGTAAAGAGCACAATTTATCAGATTGTTTGGAGCACAAAAAGGTTAACTTCTTAGGTAAAAAGGCAATAAACTAAATAGTCTTAGCAGTTAATTTTTTGTGTTCCAATCATGCAGGTTTACTTTCTTTGACATCATTGTGCCTTTCATTCAGCGCATCTCCAAAAGCATCTCGAAAGCACAGTACTCATCAGTAGGCCCTATCTGCTTTCATATTCTGCATTCTACTTGGGGAGCtgcatgattcaaaatacatgtcTCAATTGCCTGCTAAAGGATTTGTATTTGGGAGGGCAACCCATAGAAGCTTTAATACATAGATTGGAACGTTCCGTGCCTATACTTTCTGTGTGTgcttgaattcagctgacgccggtacagcgttcggACCTGGCGCCTCACTTCCTTTTATGTACGCTCGCTTtttgcactatttttgagttCGTTAACACACCCCTGACTTATCGTCGAATCTCGGCAAAATGCCTACGTTCTGCGGGATGGGGGCAAACTGATGGAAAGTATTCATTAAGCTCACATTCAGAATGTGTAATGTTGACGAGCTTATAGATTTAATAATCATAAAtcgtttttatatttaaaaatacatcGTCTGTTTTATTTGCGAAAAGGTACGATGCCGCCGACATGAATGTCTATCGCAGTGCTCTGAGCATTGGGGTCATGGCGGGAGTGCCCAATATCTCCGATTTCTGCTGGCCCCGTGATCGCGGTCTGCCGCCTCCAATGACACAACAACAATCCGCGAATCCAAACAACTTGGAACAGGCCATGCAAGCATTGCGGCAGACGGATGAGGCACGGGAGAGACACGCTAGGAGAGCAGCGGAAGTGGCCGCACAGCAGCGGCGCGATGCTCAAGTACAGCAAGCAGCTCCAGAAGAACAGCAGCGTCAGGAACAGGTACGTATTATGTGTAAACACAGATGACGCATGACGTATGCATTATGAAACTGTAGACATGTGAGATAGAAAGCTTCGGAATCCTCTTCGCTCGACTGGAGTTCTAAGTATACAGATCCATGCAGTGTTTACAAACGTCTGGAGCCATCCCCAGATTTGTGGTGCCTTGAGCACTACATGCTTCTATTTTCGCACACCCATACAACCCCACTTCCTCtgcaaacacacccccacccacacacatccCCCCGTTCTAGTCAAGATG
Proteins encoded in this region:
- the LOC140149977 gene encoding uncharacterized protein, whose product is MDVRSTRSQKAFNVFDELQKNRQLCDVTLKADGQEFPAHRNILAACSPYFRALFTNGMNETKEATVQIPEVDPQLFSLLLDYAYTREVKVTSENVEKILPLADQFNVPGLVDMCCQFLTEHLTSDNSIGIWRFARSYFCFRLQESAFRFVLIHFESITSGNDLDEFLSLTIDELIEIISEDGLNVKMEEFVFEAVTRWIKHKEKDRKQYIYRILLSIRLGMTNTDFFMNNIKSHEYVKDNEECRSLIVQTLNYTYNFEAVDSLCGPSQVVSRPREPYRLLFAVGGWSGGSPTSALECYDTRADRWTIIDTENNRPRAYMGVAVLNGRLYCIGGFDSNQYFNSVRSFDPQTKRWDDVAPMHSRRCYVSVAVLGGCIYAMGGFDGHTRLRTVERYDPHENQWTMIRQMNHHRSDASACNNNGRLVIVGGFNGNECLSTCEMYDPEMGEWRDLPRMNSRRSGVGCVGFRDSVYAVGGFNGLTRLNTMERWASSSLSWTPCPSMYIHRSNFGVAVLDDMIFVIGGFNGITTIYNVECYDPDNEEWYDAADMNVYRSALSIGVMAGVPNISDFCWPRDRGLPPPMTQQQSANPNNLEQAMQALRQTDEARERHARRAAEVAAQQRRDAQVQQAAPEEQQRQEQAAEEAAADIEEEESDAELDPELDEAGEDEGVEDDEDDDEEEVQIPERPPNPRRPPMRSNSLRPGTRDQES